Part of the Candidatus Methylomirabilota bacterium genome is shown below.
CAACCACCGGGCGGCGTTCGCCGCGTGTGCGCTGGTGCTGGGCCAGCTGCGCCTCGAGCTGGAAGACTTTGCCGGGGCGGAGGCGCTGCTCTCCCGCGCCCTGGCGGTCGCCCGGGAAGGCGGCAACGTCCTGCTCGAGCTCTGGGCGCTTCCCGTCCTGGGCGAGCTGCACCTGCGCGGGGGTCATCCGGAGCGGGTCGGGCCAGTCCTGCAGCGCGGGTTCGCCCTGCTCGAGCCGGGTCGGCGCTGGTACGGCCTGCCCGGTCCCCTGTTCCTCGTCAAGGGCATGCTCGCCGGCGCCGAGCGCCGCTGGAAGGATGCGGCGGCCGCCTTCGACGAGGCGGTCGCGCTGGCCCGCCGGCACTGCCTGCCGTGGGACGAGGCCCGCGCGCTCTACGAGCGGGCCGTGGTGCACGCGGACCAGGGAGGCGCCGACGATCGCGCGGAGGCCGGGCGGCTGCTCGGTACGAGCCTGGAGCTGTTCCAGCGGGTCGGCGCCGTGAAGGATGCGGAGAAGGTGTCAACGAGGAAGGAGATGCTCGATGCCTGATTACATGCTCTACGTCGGGACCCATGCCATCGACGATCCCACGCGGGCGGGGCTGGTCTTCGCGGCGGCCCGTGGGGCCATCGGCAATGGGCGGCAGACCAAGGTCGCGTTGCTGGGTGATGCCGTCCTGCTCATGATCCCGGAGATCGCCGCCAACACGCATCTGGCCGGGCCCCAGCGAGGCTCCGTGAGGGACTTGATCGATCAGCTCAAGAAACAGCCGGACCAATTCGAAATCCATGCCTGAGACAGCTGCTGTGTGGCCCGTGGGGTCACCCAGAAGCAAGTCGAGGCCCAGGGCGGGAAATTCATGACCTCCCAGCAGTTCGCGCAGCTGTCGTTCGATGCCAAACACGTGATCTCGTTCTAACTGGCGACGCCCACGTGGAACAGATGAGGAGCAAGCCAATGCCGATAGTTCCACTTCTCGAGCGTGAGCAGATCCCCTCGGACCGGCCCGTGCACCCCTTCGAGACGGCGCAGCGGGTGGTCGGCCAGGTCTTGAACTTTCACCGGACGGTTGGCCACAGCCCGAGGGCCCTGGACGGCTTCGTAACCCTGAGCGTCGCCCTGAAGGAGATGCAGCTCGACCGGAAGCTGCGGGAGCTGGCCTATCTCCGCACGGCCCAGCTCAATCACTGCTCATATTGAGTGGGCCTGCACGTCGCCCTCGGTCAGAGGGTGGGGCTCACCCGATCCCAGATCGATCACCTTGCCGATCACGCCGAGCATCCCGCGGAATACAGCGAGGTCGAGCGACTGGTCATCCGCTACGCCGAGCAGCTCACAACGGACGCCGGTACCGACGACGGACTCGACGCGGAGATTCGCAAGCATCTGTCGGATCGCGAGCTGGTCGAGCTGGCCGTCACCGTGGCCATCGCCAACGCGACCACGCGGATCTGCAACGCCCTGAAGATCGAGCACGACTGACCGGTGCGCGGGGCCGGGCCACGAGGCCCGGCCTCCGCCTTTGCGCGCGGCTTGCCGAGCTCGTGGCCAGGATCAGGATGCCGGCCGTGTACGGCATCGACGGACGCGCGGAGGGCATCCCACCCTCACTGCTGGTGCGGGCGGACAAGGTGATCGAGTGATGGATCGCCGAACGTCTCTCACCATACGCCGGGCTGCAGGGCGTCGCTGCAGGTCACATCAGCAACGCCATCAACCACTTTCCGACGATGGGACTCACGAACAGTCCGAGGATGAGGGTGATGACGGCGGCGACCTCTGCCATCTCAGTTCCCGTCTACGGGCGCGCGTCGGCGACGAAGCGGACCCTGATGGCGGACGCCGTCACCTCGAGCTTCCTGGCCACTTCCTCGATCACACGCTGGACCACGGTCTTGAAGGCGCCGTGGAAGAGCTTGTCGACGTTGGTCGAGTGCAAGACGCCCATGCCTTCGCCTTCACGGTTGAGCTCGCTATAGGTCGAGTCGACGACCGGCTGACCGTCTTGCGTGCGTACGATGAGCAGGTTGAGCGTGACCGCGCGCCGGCTCGTGACCGTCCAGAACTTGTCTTCGTTCACGAACTCGAACACGAGGATCTCCCCGCCGATCGCGTACTCGGTGCCGGCCTGCCGGCCGAGCTCGCGCAGCTGGGACGCGGCCTGCTTCGACACGATGCCATCCAGGGGCTTGGCCTGGAAGCCCGCGCTACGCAGCTCCGTGACGAAGAGCGATTGGAGGACTTCGTTGACCGGCACGTATTCACGACCTTCGTGCGTGAGGCCGAACTTCCAGGCGCCTTGCTGGGCGATATAGCTCTGCCCTTTCGAATCGGTGGCGTCGACCCACGCGCGCTTGTCCTCCAGCCTGGCCACCCCGAAAGACATGGCCGCAGCTTTGTCGGCTGCGGTCACTTTCGCGGCGGAGGGTGTGTACGTGAGCTCGAGACTGCGTGTGCACCCGGTGAGGGTGAGCAGCGTGACGACGCCGATGAGAGAGAAAATGCGGACCATTCCAGATCTCCTACAGGTTGGTGGGGCAGAGTCGCCGTACGCCACTGCCTTCACAGTTGCATAGAGAAGGAAAGAGACGGAAGGAATTTGGTCAGGCCGACGCCGCCGGCTCCACCCACCGGATCCCGCCGTCGGCGGTGAAGAGCAGGCCCAGGCGTAGCTGGTGGCCGCCGGCAACGCCGGGGAGCAGACGGCCGTAGAGCCGAACCTGCGAGACGTACTCGGGATACGCCGCCTCCACCGGCCCCGACGGCGGGGTGTCGGTCTTGAAATCGAGCAGGTGCAGCGTGTCCGCGCCGGCGGCGATCAGGTCCACGTAGCCCGTCAACAGGGTGCCGTCGCCCCACGGCGCGGCGACCGGGTACTCGAGCTGGAGATCGGGGCCGGGCCGCCGGGCCAGCCCCTCGGCGCGAAGCCGCTGCCAGGCCCGGCCGACGTCGGCCACGGCCTCGTCGAGGTGCTCGCTCAGGCCTGCGGAGGCGGCAGCCCGGCGGATGGCCTCGGGCGGGCTCAGCGCCGGGTCGCGCAGAAGCGAGCCGATGGCCTGGTGGACAGCGGTGCCGAACACGTGGCCGAAGCGGCCCTCGCGGGCCTTGCGCGGTGCGGCCTCGATGGGCTCGCGCTCGATGAGCGCCGCGCGAGCCTCCGACACCGCCACCGGGCTGAACCGCGGACGCGCGGCCTCGTGGGCCGCGGCCTCCCAGCGTCGCGCGATGTCGTTGTACGCGTCGGTGGCGTCGCCGGGGGGGTGCCGCCGGGGTGCAGTTACCTGGCGGGACCAGGCGGCGCCCTGGCCCCACACGTAGGTGTCGAGCACGCGGACGCTCTCGCTGTCCACGCCGTCCAGCAGGTCGGCACAGACCATCTTGCCCGGCTTCGGTGTCCCCGTCCTCGGGATGACGAACAGGTCCCGCGCCCGCGTGGCGGCCACGTAGATGACGCGGCGGCGCTCGGCCCGCTGGTACTCGCGCTCGGTTTGCGTGAGCTCGAGGTCGGGCGGCTCCTCCCACGCGAGACCTTCGAGCGCCATGGTCCAGCCGCGGCCGTCGCGCTCCATGCGCCAGGGCTCGGGCGACAGGCGCAGGTCCCATTCGCCCCGGCCGTCCCACAGCACGACCACGGGGAACTCCAGGCCCTTGGCCTGGTGCACGGTCAGCACGTGCACGGCTTCGGCACCCACGGGATGGGGTGGGTCGAGCTGAGCGGGGTCGGTGACCCACTGGCGCAGGCGAGCGGTGGCGCCGTCGTAGTCGAGGCCTTCGCCCGCGGCGGTCTGCTCGAGCGCCAGGCACAGCTCGCGCAGGCGCGCCAGGCGCTGCGCGCTGTTGGGGCCCAGGGCCACGGCGCGGGCGCAGGCGGTGCGATCGAGCAGGTCGCGCGCGGTGGCGCCGGGAGGACGCTCCAGGCGACGCCGGCGAAGCTCACCGATCAGCGCCTTCGCCTGGCGCACGCGGCGGACCGCCTCGTCCTCGGGCGCCCGGCCCGCGGCGGCCGCCCGCTCTCTGAGGAGATCGGCGAGACCGAGGGCGAAGAACGGCGGGCGCAGCAGCGCGGCCTCGGCCACGCCGTCGCTGCGGTCGGCGAGCGCGCGCAGCCCGAGCAAGAGCTGACGGCTCAGAGGATCGGCCAGGAAGAGTCGACCGCCGCGCGACGCGTAGGGCACGCCCTCGGCGTCCAGCCGCTCGAAGAGCAGCGAGAGGTTCCAGGTGGACACGGCGAGCACCGCGATGTCGCCGTACTGCACGCGCCGGGGCTGACGGGTGAGCGGATCCGTCACCGCCACGTCGCTCGACTCGACCAGCCAGCGCAGGTAGCGGGCCAGGGTCTCGCCCTCGAGCGCGCGGTACTCCTCGACCAGGTGCTTGCGGGCGTGGGGGAAGTCGCAGGCCAGGACGTGCACCGGCGTCGTGCGGCCGCCCTCGCGGCCGGGATCGAGCGGCTGGTGGAAGACGACACCGCGCTGCGCGTCGAAGGGCCGGCCGGCGGGGGAGGCGCCGAGGATGCGCTCGAAGCGGTCGTTGAGCCAGGGGATGAGCGAGGGGGCGCTGCGGAAGTTGGCCGAGAGCCGCACCGCCAGATGGGCGCCGCGCATGACGACCTGCCGCACGCGGTCGTACATGGCGACGTCGGCGCGGCGGAAGCGGTAGATCGACTGCTTGGGGTCGCCGACCAGGGTGAGGGCGCCCTCGCGCAGCGCGACCTCCTCCCAGCGGCCGGCGGCGGCGCCGCGCTCGCAGAGGAAGAGCACGATCTCGGCCTGCAGCGGGTCGGTGTCCTGGAACTCGTCGACGAAGATGTGGTCGAACAGGCCCTGCAGCTCGCGGCGCACGTCGCGATGGCTGGCCAGGAGGTCGCGGAGCTTGATCAACAGATCGAGCTGGTCCAGCGCCTGGCGCCGGGCCTTGACCTTCTCGTAGAGGGCGACGGCGACGGGCTGCAGGCGGGCCAGCCGCGTGGCCTTCCAGCAGTCGAGTGGGGCACGGAGGTCCGCCAGGATCGTCCCGTCGATCTGCTTCCAGACGTCCCACGCGACCTTGTCGCCCCTGAAGCCTTGACTCTTCTTGAGATTGCGGGGCCTGGCCGCGACGGCGCGGCGCACGTCGCGGAACAGGACGGTCGGCTCCTGCTCCCGGCCGAGCGCCACCAGGCGCGCGGCGGTATTCCTGATCCAGCGCGCGCCGGGCGAGGTGCCGCGGACCGGAGCGGCCACTTTCGTGAATTCCCGGGAGGCGGCGCGGAACGCGGCGAGGTCGAAGGCCGGAGGCTCGGCGTCGCCGGGCGGGACGTCGCGCCCGCGGATGAAGGCGCCGACCAGGGCGTCGAGGCCGTAGAAGGTCTTGAATTCGGTCTCGCGCGACTCGGGCTGCAGCTCGGCGCCCAGCGCCAGCATGATGGTGCGCGTCGCGTCGTCGGCCCGGCCCTCGACGCCTGTCCCGGCCAGCTCGGCGGCCAGCGTACGGTTCTGCGCGGCGTGCAGCAGCACCTCCCACGTCTCGTGGACGAGGTTCTCGTCGTCCTCGACGATCGTATAGGCGGGGCTCAGCTCGGCCTCGACGGGGCGCAGGCGGAGGAGGCGGTCGGCGAAGCTGTGGATGGTGCCGACCCAGGCGGTGTCCAGATCGGCCAGGGCCTCGCGCAGGGGCGCCTCGCGCTGGGGGGCGAGGTCGGGCTCGGCCAGCGCCTCGAGCAGGCGCTCGCGGATGCGCAGGCGCAGCTCGCCCGCCGCCTTGCGCGTGAAGGTGATGGCCGCCATGCGGCGGAGGGGCACCGGCGGCGCGCCGCTGGTGGGCGCCACCATCTCGACGAGGCGATCGATCAGGATGGTGGTCTTGCCCGTGCCCGCGCCGGCATCGATGAGGACGTTGCGGTCGCGCTCGCGGATAGCCTCGTCGCGCTGCCTCTGATCGGGAGCGGGCTTGCGGTCCCTCACTCCTCGTCGTCCTCGGCCTGCGCGGCCGCGATCTGGTCGGGCTGCTTGAGCGCCAGCAGGCGCCGCGGGGCGTCGCCGCCGCCGGCCAGCACCCGCGCCGCCTGCTCGTAGACCCGCTCGCCGCACACCGGGCGGAAGCAGCAGTACGTGCAGTCCTCCTTGTCGGCGGTGCGGGGGAAGGCGCGCGCGGCCAGCAGGTCGCCGGCCAGGGCCAGCCACTGCCGCGCGGCCGGCGCCAGCGTCGCGGCGAAGTCGTCCACGAAGCGCCGCTCCTCGCCGTGGCGGCCGACGTAGGCCACGCCCACCTCGGCCGGCGTGCCCCACTCCCGGGCAAGCTGACCGGCGACGAGCCCGTAGACCGCGATCTGCACGTCGCTCACCGGATCGGGCTCGGCATCGTTCCCGAGCCGCGGCCAGACGCGGCCGGTCTTGAGATCGCGCACGAACGTCCGCCGCGAGTCGGCGTCGATACGATCGATCTTGCCGCGCAGGAACAGCATCCGTCCCGGCAGCGTCAGGGGGACGGGCATCGGCTCGCCGAACCCCCGCTCGGTGGCCACGAAACGCCGGCGCCCGAGCTGCCATTCGTACTCGAGCAGATGGCGCACGTCTTCCCGGGTGCGCTCCCGCTCGCGACCGCGGACGGCCTCGCCGACCAGCGGGTACTGCTCGAGGAACGTCTCGAACATCCGCTCGACGATCCGGTCGGCCGCGGCGAGCCAGTCCTCCAGCGGCCTCTCGTGTTCGCAGAAGCCGGCGCCGTGGTGGCGGAAGAACTCCTCGGCCACGGTGTGGAAGAACGAGCCGTACGCCGGTTGCTCGATCTCGCGCAAGGAGGGCGCGCACGCAGGCTCGTCGAGACCGAGCTGCTTTTGCAGCAGAAATAGATAGGGGCACTGGAGCAGTACCTGGAGCGAGGACGGGGAGATCGGGCGCTCGGGTGTCAGGCCGGGCACGGCGATGTCCGCCACGGCGCTGCCGAGGAGCCCGTCGTCGGGCAGGCTCGCGAGGCGGTCGAGGTCGAGGGCCGGCGAGCCGCGCCAGGCGGGAGGAAGGCCGCCGGCAGCATGGGCAACGGCGTCGTGCCAGGCGCTCTGCAGCAGCGGCATCGCCCGCCGGAACCTCAGGGCCGCCTGGCGGGCGGGAATGAAGGCGTCGCGCTGCAAGGCCGTGGTGTCGGGGATCCCGGTCGTCGTCCGCTCTCCGGTCGCCGAGCTCGGCCGGGCCAGGGCGGCCGCGGCC
Proteins encoded:
- a CDS encoding tetratricopeptide repeat protein gives rise to the protein GDVARAREACAAVERSEARSMLGCIYEDGAAVGFHHLRCGRWDQAKSYLERRLPLYEERNHRAAFAACALVLGQLRLELEDFAGAEALLSRALAVAREGGNVLLELWALPVLGELHLRGGHPERVGPVLQRGFALLEPGRRWYGLPGPLFLVKGMLAGAERRWKDAAAAFDEAVALARRHCLPWDEARALYERAVVHADQGGADDRAEAGRLLGTSLELFQRVGAVKDAEKVSTRKEMLDA
- a CDS encoding carboxymuconolactone decarboxylase family protein codes for the protein MPIVPLLEREQIPSDRPVHPFETAQRVVGQVLNFHRTVGHSPRALDGFVTLSVALKEMQLDRKLRELAYLRTAQLNHCSY
- a CDS encoding UvrD-helicase domain-containing protein: MRDRKPAPDQRQRDEAIRERDRNVLIDAGAGTGKTTILIDRLVEMVAPTSGAPPVPLRRMAAITFTRKAAGELRLRIRERLLEALAEPDLAPQREAPLREALADLDTAWVGTIHSFADRLLRLRPVEAELSPAYTIVEDDENLVHETWEVLLHAAQNRTLAAELAGTGVEGRADDATRTIMLALGAELQPESRETEFKTFYGLDALVGAFIRGRDVPPGDAEPPAFDLAAFRAASREFTKVAAPVRGTSPGARWIRNTAARLVALGREQEPTVLFRDVRRAVAARPRNLKKSQGFRGDKVAWDVWKQIDGTILADLRAPLDCWKATRLARLQPVAVALYEKVKARRQALDQLDLLIKLRDLLASHRDVRRELQGLFDHIFVDEFQDTDPLQAEIVLFLCERGAAAGRWEEVALREGALTLVGDPKQSIYRFRRADVAMYDRVRQVVMRGAHLAVRLSANFRSAPSLIPWLNDRFERILGASPAGRPFDAQRGVVFHQPLDPGREGGRTTPVHVLACDFPHARKHLVEEYRALEGETLARYLRWLVESSDVAVTDPLTRQPRRVQYGDIAVLAVSTWNLSLLFERLDAEGVPYASRGGRLFLADPLSRQLLLGLRALADRSDGVAEAALLRPPFFALGLADLLRERAAAAGRAPEDEAVRRVRQAKALIGELRRRRLERPPGATARDLLDRTACARAVALGPNSAQRLARLRELCLALEQTAAGEGLDYDGATARLRQWVTDPAQLDPPHPVGAEAVHVLTVHQAKGLEFPVVVLWDGRGEWDLRLSPEPWRMERDGRGWTMALEGLAWEEPPDLELTQTEREYQRAERRRVIYVAATRARDLFVIPRTGTPKPGKMVCADLLDGVDSESVRVLDTYVWGQGAAWSRQVTAPRRHPPGDATDAYNDIARRWEAAAHEAARPRFSPVAVSEARAALIEREPIEAAPRKAREGRFGHVFGTAVHQAIGSLLRDPALSPPEAIRRAAASAGLSEHLDEAVADVGRAWQRLRAEGLARRPGPDLQLEYPVAAPWGDGTLLTGYVDLIAAGADTLHLLDFKTDTPPSGPVEAAYPEYVSQVRLYGRLLPGVAGGHQLRLGLLFTADGGIRWVEPAASA